From the Colletotrichum lupini chromosome 1, complete sequence genome, the window TCATACATCACCCACTTCCACCCTGAGCAGGAGAAGCTTTACCAGCTGGAGAACAGACAAGAGTGCGCCAACCTCATGAGGTCGCTCTGCAACACCACACCAAAGGGTGTCAGGTGGCGCGAGGACAGGAGTTGGATGTTGGCCGAGGACATCAAGTTCGCCAGCTCAGGACTTGACTCAACAGTCATCACTGGTGTCGTCAGGGGACGTGGCTTGAAGGCCAACCGCTTGGTTCAGCTGGGCGACTTTGGCACGTTCCAGATTGAGAAGATTACGAGTGCGCCGTTGCCCAAGAAGCTGAAGAGAGGCGAAATGGCCGTGGAGGAGACCGAGACCGAGGAGACTCTTGATACCCCTGATGAAGACCAGGATGATCTGGCAGAGCTGGCACCTGATGCGCCGATGGAAGACGACGAGATGGAAACGACTGAGCCGCCAGAGATCCAGAAGGGTGTGCTTCTCGACGACCACCACTACTTCAACGACGACTACTACGAGGCCGCGGAAGCCAAGACCAGAGTCCCCAAGGGAACGTCCAACTACCAAGCGGCATGGTACCTCGGCGACGACATGTCAGACTCAGGTTCCGACATGGAGGACTTTGAGATGCAGGACGGCGACTCTGAGGAGGATGAGGCCCGCCCCGAGGATGGTCTCGAGGGTGCCGCGCCCAGAGAGCCCACCGAGGGCGCACCTACAACATACGCACAGTCCGAGAAGTTCATCGAGCCGGATGAAGAGGAGGACGCGGCCGGTCTCGCCGCCTACCGCGCGCGCAAGACGGACGAGGTCGAGGACGACAAGGAATTCCCCGACGAGATCGAGCTGCACCCGGGCGTCCTCGCGCGCGAGCGTCTGCAACGGTACAGAGGTCTCAAGAGCCTCAGGACGAGCGAGTGGCTCGAGAGCGAAGACCGGGCCTACGAGCCCGAGGAGTGGCGCAAGCTCCTCCATATCCCAGACTACCAGGCGTCCCGGTCGCGGTCCACCCGCGAGGCCCTCGTCGGCGGCGTCGCCCCCGGCACCCGCGTCCACGTCTACCTCAAGGGCGTCCCGGCGTCCTTTGAGAAGTCGCACCAGCCCGGCCGGCCGGTGACGCTCTTCTCCCTCCTGCGCCACGAGCAGAAGAAGACGGCCGTCAACTATCTGTTCAACCTGAGCGCCGACCACGACAAGTCCATCAAGGCCAAGGAGGAGCTCATCGTGCAGTGCGGCCCCCGTCGCTTCACTATCAACCCCGTCTTCTCGCAGCCGGGCAACACGCCCAACAACGTGCACAAGTTTGCCAGATACCTTCACCCGGGCCAGTCCGCCGTCGCGACCTTCATGGGTCCCGTCACCTGGGGCGCCGTCcccgtcctcttcttcaagCGCACCGAGACCACATCCGGGGACGCCGAGGGGGATTCTGCCCTCAACCTGACGCTCGTCGGCACCGGCACCGCCCTGCCGTCGTCTACGAACCGCGTCATCGCCAAGCGCGCCATCCTCACGGGTCACCCGTACCACATCCACAAGAAGATCGTCACCATCCGCTACATGTTCTTCAACCGCGAGGACGTCGAGTGGTTCAAGGCCCTGCCGCTGTGGACCAAGCGCGGCCGCACCGGCTTCATGAAGGAGCCCCTCGGTACCCACGGATACTTCAAGGCGACATTCGACGCTCGCATCAACCCTCAGGACTCTGTTGGTGTCAGTCTGTATAAGCGCGTGTTCCCGCGCAACGCAGTCCCCTTCGAGGGGCCTCTCCTCGAGGCGGGCGTCCCGGAGCTGGTTGAGGAGGGTGATGTGATGAtggagtaaaaaaaaagacatgGGCCATGGGAAAAAAACATAAAAGTCAGACATGATGAGATGGAAATGCCAAAAAAGGGGTGCGCCCCAGGAAAAGAATGCATAGATATTAGCAGTAACGTCGGCTATAGATACAGGTCTGATGCCATCCTCCGGAGTTTTTTTTGACAAGAGAGATTCGTTCAACTTTTTTTTTGCATCAACCCTCACTTCTTACATTCGTCCAACGTGCCACCCCACCTATGACCTACCATTGTCCACCTAGTACTCAAGCCTTGAGGCTGTCAAGGCCCTCCGTAGGCCGCGGTCCACCCGCAGCCCTACGGTTCTCCTCGGCACCACTCGCCTTCCACGCGCTGAGCATGAGGTTGACAATGTGATCAACGGCGACATTCTTCTTCACCTGCGCAAACACAGTCGGCCCGCCCTCGCGCATCTTGCGCGCATCCCTCTCCATGACGCCCAGATCGGCGCCCACAATCTCGGCCAGGTCCGTCTTGTTCACGACCAGCAAATCGCTCTGCGTGATGCCCGGGCCGCCCTTGCGCGGGATCTTGTCGCCGCCCGAGACGTCAATGACGTAGATGATATAATCGGCCAGTTCGCGCGAGTAGTTGGCGGCCAGGTTGTCGCCGCCGGACTCGATGAGGAGCAGGTCTGCGTCGAACTCGCGGTGGAGGTCCTCGAGGGCGGCGAGGTTGGCCGAGATGTCCTCGCGCACGGCCGCGTGCGGGCAACCGCCCGTCTCGATGGCGCGGATGCGCGGGGCGGGCAGGGCCTTGTGGCGGGTGAGGAATTCGGCGTCCTCGCGGGTGAAGATGTCGTTCGTGACGGCGGCGATGGAGTACTTTTCGCGGAGGGCAAGGCAGAGGGCGAGCATCAGGGCCGTCTTGCCGGAGCCGACTGGTCTGGGGGTTTGGGTATCTGTGTTAGCCTTTTTTGTTCGTATTCCGTTGCCATTGGGAATCAATCATGTCCAATTTGATACTGGGCACGCATGCCCAGGGCGCTTCTCGCAAGCCATTTGAAGCCACCCGAATAGGAGAGGATGAGTGTTTTTTGGACCGATCCAGACCTGGAATAGTAAATTAAACTCACCCTCCAATACCAATTGTGAAAGCACGATCGCTCCAGTTTCTGCCCTCGACAATGGGCATCTCACGGCCGAGGTAGCTTCCAGGACCGTCAAGAATCTCGTGGGAGTGGCCGTGCTCCTGGGCGTTGAAGCCGCCCTCGTGGGAGTGCGCGTGGCCATGAGGGCCGTCGTGTGAGTGCTCGTGAGACATGATTGTGTGAGAAAGGTATGAGTCGTGCTTAGATGAGAATTCTCCAAAACCGACTTCACGGTTGTACGAGGAAGGGAGGTTTGTGAAGCTGTGGCTTATATGGAGGAAGCTGTTGAAGAATGGCGGGGTTACGTCTGAGCACTGTCAAGGGATCGCGGGGTCCTGGACTTATCGCCAGCGATAAGATCTCAGCGCGTTGCGCCCGGGCGTAGGAGAGCTGATCCCCCCAcggccgccgccggcgcACTGAGTGCGGGGACACACCGCTCCGCCGGGTCCGCGAAAAGAGAGACTCCAGTAACGAGACGCAGCACTCGAATAGTACTGACAGATCGATCATCTCTGTCTCTGCAGCTGTTGGTTGTCGCCGTATCGAATGTCAAAAGTCCCACATGGGGTGAGCAGAGATTAAGTACCTCTACTTGTGAAGCATCTTGTATTCGTGCTGCCGCCCGTCGCACCTACTAGGGGCTGTAAATATGCTGAGGCGTGAACCATGCACCAATCCCTTCCAACGCCTAAGATATGCATCGCGAACCATAAATAAACCATCTTATGCTCTCCAGTTTAAGCTCCCTTCACTCAAGCTTTGGCCGGCGAACCGCCGCTCCCCTCATCCTTGGGCTTAGGCGGCTTCGGCACCCTCTCATACGCATTCGGGCTAGGCCGCCTCTTCTCGCTCCCCTCACGACCAGCCTTCCTCCCATGCCCGTGGTCGCCGCAGTCGTGGTCATGGTCTCCCCGCTTACCGCTCTTCTTTCCTTTACCCTTACCCTTGTGGTCTCCTGAGGGTACCCTCCTACGCCCGCCGTTGGTGTCCGCCTCCGAAGCGGAAGAGTCGTCAGAGGAGTCCGAGGAGGACTCGTCGCTGGATTCGTCTACGCCTTTGGGGCGGTGGTAGATGCAGCAGACTGTCGAAGGTGCGTTAGTAAGTCATGCATGTGACGGTAGGAGGGGGGGAGAGGGAACGTCAGCTCACCTTTTGAGCTCTTGCGTCCCAGGCCCTCGTTATCCACCACGTCTTCCGCCCATCGCACCGACTGCCTAGATGGAGCGTGGGCACCTCTCAGCCGTAGAATTGCCTGCGTGCCCGTCCTGCTCTGCGTTTCTGTCTGGGTCTGAGAGGGGCCTGGTGCCGAGCGCTGCGGCAAACGGTCTTGTAAGCCCGCCATTGTAGTGAGAAATTTGGTACAAGGAAGTTTTGTGAACGTCGAAGGGTGGGGAGGTTTGTGTGGTCGTGTGATGCCGATGCAGTCACTTCTCTTCGCGGGGGCGCTTCTCACACCGATGAACCCccaatattataaagcttgcTGGGACTTCTCGAATAGTGAACTTGATGCAGTCGCAAATATATAGCTGTTGTACGTGTTGAGGCTTCTGTCGCGTGCAAATTCGTCACCCGGCGGGAAGATCGAGGATATTCAGGGGTTCGTGTATCCGTAGGGATTTGGCTTTTTGTAAGTTTGGAGGAAGGCAAACAGGGTGGGATGCTTTCTCAATCCTTATTTTTTCCTGGAGGGGCGGGAAAGAATGCGGGCGACGGTCACAGGCCAAACATAGAACCCCCCGATTATTCAGGTACAGCCTGGGCACGACCTGGGCGATTCAGTGCTACCAACCCCACGTCATTCCCTGAAGATCCACAGCCAAACGACAGCCAAGGCCCGGAGCCACGGCCGGGCCAGCCATCCCCAGGAACGCACCGGTGCCGCGAGAAGGTTCCGGATTCGGTGTTTCAAACGGTCCCGGGTGCCGGTCATTGTCAAGGGTTCATTCACTCCGTCATTCAGATTGCATCTAGGGTTGATGACACGCCGCGCATTGTTCACGCGTAAAGTGGTTTTGGGACTGGTCTATGCCATCAGTTATACATCAAAAAACCAGCGACGCCTCTGTCCCGTCCCGCCCTATTTCCCTTAAATTCGCCTACATAGAGTTTcgaaaataagtagaagttAGAGAAAGACTAGAGACGAGGGAGACGCCTAGAGACGAGGGAGACGCTCAGAGATAGAGGGCAGGTATAGAGACGGGGGGCATGCTTAGAGATAATAGAAAAACTAAGAACGGATATGCTAATGGAAGTAGTAGACCTGTATAGTAGAGTTGTGTGGTAAACTTATATAGTGAATGGCCCGTTTTCATTATTGTTACATGGTGTTTACATATGGGTATCGCATGCAAATATTCTACAACTGATGTACATAGTATGTGTGTTTGTGGGGAGATGTTACAAAGCTATTCAAGCAGCCGCCGCAAGAGCTCTCTTGGCAGCCTTAGCCGCTTTCTTAGCACCCTTCATGCTCTTGCGAGGGCGGCTCTTGATCACCTTCTTGGGGGACTTATTCAGAAGCCAAGCGTTCATCGGCAGACGAGTGCCAACGAACCTGCCCTCAGGCGTCCAGACCTCAACGACGGGCCAATTGAGCTCATCAAGGCTCCGGGCGGGTTTCGCggccttctcctccttcttctttaGCTTCTCGGCCGTCTTCATCAGCCTATCGACCTGGAGGAGACCGGCCTGGTTGATCGATGCCGCTTCCATCTTGGCGAAACCATTCTCAGGCTCAGGctcatcctcatcctcaGGTTCGGGCTCAGGTTCCTCGATAAAGGACGGCGCGCAGCCGGCAAACAGATCCTTGGTCCGAACCTGCGCCACGATCTCGACCCATCCGCACCCCTCGATGAGGATGTCGGTGGCCACCACGCGCCAGGGGAGGTCCTCGACCTTTCTGCGGCCGACGTCCTTGCGAGTGAGGGGGCCGGCGCGCTCCTTTGTTACGTCGTACTTGAGCTCAAAGGAGCCCGCGAGCTTGAGCTTCTCCGCGAGTCCGGGGGCGGCGATGTTGGGCACGCGGTCGGATTCCCTCGTCTGCTGCTGGAACTCGATGGCCTTCTCGGTGGAAGTGGCGTGTTCGGGGATAGGGGTGAAGTTGTAGGCGAGGAAGACGAGGTCCGGCGTGGTGGGTGTGATGCGAATCAGGCTCCCGAGCAGGAGAGACTGGCCGGGCTTGAGGGACTGCTGCTCGGGCTTGATTCGGTGGTGCATGATGAGATCTTTATGGTGCTCGGGTTTGACGTATCTCTCGAGATCCGATCGAGCCACTCCAGGTAGGTCAATTAACTCGCCCTTGCCGTTACCAAAGGGGATTCGGATAGGAGAAGCCGTCGTGCCTGGAAGAGAAGAGACCGTAGGCATCTCCGGATAGTCTATTTCGGGACGAGCAGGAGGCAGTAAAGCATCCACTTCGAAACGATCTGAATCGTTCTCAAAGCTTCCTCTCGTGGCATAGTGGGCGCCGTCGCTATCCTCCTCCTTTGCAAACAAGGAGATCTGCACAGGGTTCTTTGAAGGGAGAGATGCCGAGGTGCCCTTTGGAAATACCGAGTCAAACAGCTGACTCTTTCCAACATTGACCTTGCCGACCATCCAGCCCGCGCCGCCGCGCTGATAAATCTCCTCTTTGAGCGTCTTGGTCCACCAGCCTCGCTGGGCGCTGACACACTTGACGTTGCCCAGTCTGATAAGCTGTCCAAATTTGCCTAGCGACCGGCGCAGGACCTCTCTTAGGTACGGCATGAGCGAGTCCACCTGCTCCTTCTTCGGCGCCAGCAAGTCTGACCGTGTGATGATGAAGCTCATGTCGAACTTTCGGTCCTTGAAGTACCTCCCAGCCCTGTTCCTACGGTTCTTATGCTTCAAGTTGGCGTCGAGGACCTGGTGCAGCTTCGGAATGAACGACATTGGGAAGTCGGCAGCGTCAATTACGTGGTAGATGTGGTTGTTCTTGAAGGGGGACTCCTCGATCGTCTCACGCAGGGCGTCGACCGTCGGATGGTAGATTGGCTCTCCGGCGTGGTGGTGCACCAACTTGTGGCATCGATCGCAGAGCGGTACTCTCTTTGGTTTGGGGCCTGGTGCTGTTGCAATTTGTCAGTAACTACGGTAGACGCAGCACAACAGTAGAATACGCACTTGGAACGTCCGGACCCAGTTCCTCTCCAAAACGCAGCGTCTTCGGGTCCAGGCCAAGTTCAGCAAGCTGCTCCTCGCTCATGTTCTGCAGGACCTCATCAATGACCTTGTCTTCCTCCCGTGCCTCCACTTCCGCATCTTCCATGCTACCCTtgggcgcgagatactcttTCACGGCTTTCCTGCTCAGGTCGTAGTACCCAGCATGCCCGGCCTCCGTGGTTTGGCTCAATGCGCCGCAGCCACTACATGACAGCGGAAGGGCTTTCCGTGGGATCTTGGTCGGTTCGTCAGCAGGAGGCAACGGGGCCGCCGCTGCCGGCTCGGGTATCGTAGTCGCCTCGACGTGCATACAGCGTCGCTGTCTGTAGGGAATGTTGCGATGCGCACCACCAGCCGGCGCAAAGCAAGGTCGCGCAGACGCGGTGGTGAGCGATGGGCAGAGGTAGACCGGGACTTCACCCAAGGCGGCCCGGTCTCCAATGCTCATGGCACTCCTGAGCCATCTCGACGATAATGCGCGATGCATCGTTGCAAAGGCATCAAGAGAATGTAGTAAGTTAGGTTCCAGCTTCAGGACTTTTGGGGGTCCTTGTAGCTTTACGACTAAACAAGCACCTAGGAAATTCTAGAAATTTTGGGGGACGATCAACGCCCGACCTGCACCGATAAGAGTTCCAACACTCCTTATCGCCGGACAATCATTTGCCCCCGTCCCGAAAAGTCCAAGGGTCGCGGGCAATTTTCAGACTCCCGACCGCGCGACTGACATCGAGAAAGTGCTTGGTGTGAAGTGCAGTTTCGAGATACCCCCCAAGAGACTACCGCCCAAGATGACTCGTGTAGGAGCGAGATGGCACGCTCTGAGAGCTGTAGGTTCCTTTGAGCCATTGAAATGTTTATGACGAATTGAGAAAAGCTAACTTTTGGTGAACAGAAGGTACTTACATCCCGCTCGAGACCTACACCCCCGATGTAGCTCCCAGGAATAGCTTCAATTGACACCCGCCAGATCCTCAACATCCGCTTCGGCCTCGGTGCCGCAAAACTCCCTCCAAATGTCACGAGGATACATATGGAGTTCGCCAGGCGCGTAGATGGCGGCCACTTCGGACCCAAGTTCGT encodes:
- a CDS encoding AARP2CN domain-containing protein, with translation MSHSHRPTTKVAHKPFKSKHASKGALRDAAKGRLPGDEKGQRKTPHQQVLSKFDRRNQAKQRQIAKRKERLEEASLFVGRDGAPRIVAVVPLCQDGDAAVAIKQLNESVDIEAEVGETPFRVSVDRFKQKVQYIPLKRDLNAVLDATRVADFVVVMLSADVEVDELGELMLRSLESQGLSTLFTVVYGVDKIDQAKHKQSTLGSLRSYITHFHPEQEKLYQLENRQECANLMRSLCNTTPKGVRWREDRSWMLAEDIKFASSGLDSTVITGVVRGRGLKANRLVQLGDFGTFQIEKITSAPLPKKLKRGEMAVEETETEETLDTPDEDQDDLAELAPDAPMEDDEMETTEPPEIQKGVLLDDHHYFNDDYYEAAEAKTRVPKGTSNYQAAWYLGDDMSDSGSDMEDFEMQDGDSEEDEARPEDGLEGAAPREPTEGAPTTYAQSEKFIEPDEEEDAAGLAAYRARKTDEVEDDKEFPDEIELHPGVLARERLQRYRGLKSLRTSEWLESEDRAYEPEEWRKLLHIPDYQASRSRSTREALVGGVAPGTRVHVYLKGVPASFEKSHQPGRPVTLFSLLRHEQKKTAVNYLFNLSADHDKSIKAKEELIVQCGPRRFTINPVFSQPGNTPNNVHKFARYLHPGQSAVATFMGPVTWGAVPVLFFKRTETTSGDAEGDSALNLTLVGTGTALPSSTNRVIAKRAILTGHPYHIHKKIVTIRYMFFNREDVEWFKALPLWTKRGRTGFMKEPLGTHGYFKATFDARINPQDSVGVSLYKRVFPRNAVPFEGPLLEAGVPELVEEGDVMME
- a CDS encoding urease accessory protein UreG → MAGLQDRLPQRSAPGPSQTQTETQSRTGTQAILRLRGAHAPSRQSVRWAEDVVDNEGLGRKSSKVCCIYHRPKGVDESSDESSSDSSDDSSASEADTNGGRRRVPSGDHKGKGKGKKSGKRGDHDHDCGDHGHGRKAGREGSEKRRPSPNAYERVPKPPKPKDEGSGAYLQPLVGATGGSTNTRCFTKTEMIDLSVLFECCVSLLESLFSRTRRSGVSPHSVRRRRPWGDQLSYARAQRAEILSLAINVTPPFFNSFLHISHSFTNLPSSYNREVGFGEFSSKHDSYLSHTIMSHEHSHDGPHGHAHSHEGGFNAQEHGHSHEILDGPGSYLGREMPIVEGRNWSDRAFTIGIGGPVGSGKTALMLALCLALREKYSIAAVTNDIFTREDAEFLTRHKALPAPRIRAIETGGCPHAAVREDISANLAALEDLHREFDADLLLIESGGDNLAANYSRELADYIIYVIDVSGGDKIPRKGGPGITQSDLLVVNKTDLAEIVGADLGVMERDARKMREGGPTVFAQVKKNVAVDHIVNLMLSAWKASGAEENRRAAGGPRPTEGLDSLKA